A part of Agromyces protaetiae genomic DNA contains:
- a CDS encoding dipeptide ABC transporter ATP-binding protein: protein MSIIETDVSADAPAGAVDESHVQTNPAGAPEPRLRVRNLDVAFETTTGVRHIVHDVSFDLRPGECVAIVGESGSGKSVTARSIVGLTGRGARVHAEAITLHGRDVRSLPARVWRGIRGKEVGFILQDALVSLDPLRPVGDEIAESLRLHGWGDRASRRTKVVELLAAVGVPEPESRAKRRPDQLSGGLRQRALIASALALDPDVIIADEPTTALDVTVQAQVLALLEESKRRGASIILISHDLSVVAQLADHILVMQHGRVVEQGPAAKLLGDPQEDYTRALIAAVPSEETRGQALSPGGAELLAAAHRETAATDGAAPYGASPDGSEPGSVVLEARAITKRFRTPDGTVTTAVDDVSFVLHRGETLGIVGESGSGKSTTGRIALALEHADAGTVTLLGEPWSELAEVKRRALRSRISVVSQDPLSSFDPRWNVERILLDAVPRTTHPTAAERAARIRELLEQVGLSDAVLQRFPLRLSGGQRQRIAIARALAEAPDIIVLDEAVSALDVTIQAQILDLLVALQRRLGLSYLFISHDLGVIAHLSHRVQVMKDGRVVETGTPDQIFHRPAHEYTRRLISSIPEFEPRNAS, encoded by the coding sequence GTGAGCATCATCGAGACGGATGTCTCGGCCGACGCGCCTGCGGGCGCCGTCGACGAGTCGCACGTGCAGACGAACCCCGCTGGCGCGCCCGAGCCGCGGCTCCGGGTGCGGAACCTCGACGTCGCGTTCGAGACGACCACAGGCGTCCGCCACATCGTCCACGATGTGTCGTTCGACCTTCGGCCGGGCGAATGCGTCGCGATCGTCGGCGAATCCGGCTCGGGCAAGTCGGTCACCGCTCGTTCGATCGTCGGCCTCACGGGCCGCGGCGCCCGCGTCCACGCCGAGGCGATCACGCTCCACGGACGCGACGTGCGCAGCCTTCCGGCACGCGTTTGGCGAGGCATCCGGGGCAAGGAAGTCGGATTCATCCTGCAAGACGCACTGGTCTCGCTCGACCCGCTGCGACCTGTCGGCGACGAGATCGCCGAGAGCCTGCGACTCCACGGCTGGGGCGACCGTGCGTCGCGCCGCACGAAGGTCGTCGAACTGCTCGCGGCGGTCGGCGTGCCCGAGCCCGAGTCGCGCGCCAAGCGTCGGCCCGACCAGCTCTCGGGCGGGCTCCGCCAGCGTGCGCTCATCGCCTCGGCGCTCGCGCTCGACCCCGACGTGATCATCGCCGACGAGCCGACCACGGCGCTCGACGTCACGGTGCAGGCCCAGGTGCTCGCCCTCCTCGAGGAATCGAAGCGGCGCGGTGCATCCATCATCCTCATCAGCCACGACCTGTCGGTCGTCGCCCAGCTCGCCGACCACATCCTCGTCATGCAGCACGGCCGCGTCGTCGAGCAGGGCCCGGCGGCGAAGCTGCTCGGCGACCCGCAGGAGGACTACACGCGTGCCCTCATCGCGGCCGTGCCGAGCGAGGAGACGCGCGGCCAGGCGTTGAGTCCCGGCGGCGCCGAACTCCTCGCAGCCGCGCACCGCGAGACGGCCGCGACCGACGGCGCGGCCCCGTACGGCGCGTCGCCCGACGGCTCGGAGCCCGGTTCGGTCGTGCTGGAGGCGCGGGCGATCACGAAGCGCTTCCGCACGCCCGACGGCACCGTCACGACGGCCGTCGACGACGTGTCGTTCGTGCTGCACCGGGGCGAGACGCTCGGCATCGTCGGTGAGTCGGGGTCGGGCAAGAGCACGACTGGCCGCATCGCCCTCGCGCTCGAACACGCCGACGCGGGCACCGTGACGCTGCTCGGCGAGCCGTGGTCGGAGCTGGCCGAGGTCAAGCGGCGGGCGCTGCGCTCGCGCATCTCGGTCGTCTCGCAAGACCCGTTGTCGAGCTTCGACCCGCGGTGGAACGTCGAGCGCATCCTGCTCGACGCCGTGCCGCGCACGACGCATCCGACGGCCGCCGAACGCGCTGCGCGCATCCGCGAGCTGCTCGAACAGGTGGGCCTCTCCGACGCCGTGCTGCAGCGGTTCCCGCTGCGGCTGTCGGGCGGTCAGCGCCAGCGCATCGCGATCGCGCGGGCGCTCGCAGAGGCACCCGACATCATCGTGCTCGACGAAGCGGTGTCGGCGCTCGACGTCACGATCCAGGCGCAGATCCTCGACCTGCTCGTCGCCCTGCAGCGCCGGCTCGGACTCAGCTACCTCTTCATCTCGCACGATCTCGGCGTCATCGCGCACCTGAGCCACCGGGTGCAGGTCATGAAGGACGGCCGCGTCGTCGAGACCGGCACGCCCGACCAGATCTTCCACCGTCCGGCGCACGAGTACACCCGCCGGCTCATCTCGTCCATCCCCGAATTCGAACCGAGGAACGCATCATGA
- a CDS encoding nucleoside hydrolase: MSARVPVVVDCDPGHDDVFALWLAAGHPSLELLAVTTVGGNVPLEHTSRNARIALTVAGVAGVPVAAGAAGPLARDLQTAEWIHGENGLGGPELPEPAFELDPRSATELIAEVLAGSSEPVALIATGPITNVAILLRDRPDLAPRIREIVWMGGSTERGNVTPYAEFNAWVDPEALDLVLASGVPFTMVGLNVTHRALVTPGVRARLAAIGTRTAAFGDELLEYFCRKNDEVFGLPDGPLHDPVAVAVLADPGCVTTTATHLAVELQGAHTVGATVADLDAMLGREPNARVATGIDVERFWAAVGVAVAALD, encoded by the coding sequence ATGAGCGCGCGCGTCCCCGTCGTCGTCGACTGCGACCCCGGGCACGACGATGTCTTCGCGCTGTGGCTCGCGGCGGGACATCCGTCGCTCGAGCTCCTCGCGGTGACGACCGTGGGCGGCAACGTCCCCCTCGAACACACGAGCCGGAACGCCCGCATCGCGCTCACGGTCGCGGGCGTGGCGGGCGTGCCCGTCGCGGCGGGCGCCGCGGGGCCGCTCGCGCGCGACCTGCAGACCGCCGAGTGGATCCACGGCGAGAACGGCCTCGGCGGTCCCGAGCTGCCCGAGCCGGCGTTCGAGCTCGATCCGCGGAGCGCGACCGAGCTCATCGCAGAGGTGCTCGCCGGGTCATCCGAACCCGTCGCGCTCATCGCGACCGGTCCGATCACGAACGTCGCGATCCTCCTCCGCGACCGGCCCGACCTCGCGCCGCGCATCCGCGAGATCGTGTGGATGGGCGGCTCGACCGAGCGCGGCAACGTCACGCCGTACGCCGAGTTCAACGCATGGGTCGACCCCGAGGCGCTCGATCTCGTGCTCGCCAGCGGGGTGCCGTTCACGATGGTCGGCCTCAACGTCACGCACCGCGCGCTCGTGACGCCGGGCGTGCGTGCGCGCCTCGCCGCGATCGGCACCCGCACCGCCGCCTTCGGCGACGAGCTGCTCGAGTACTTCTGCCGCAAGAACGACGAGGTGTTCGGGCTGCCCGACGGGCCGCTCCACGACCCCGTCGCGGTCGCCGTGCTCGCCGACCCGGGCTGCGTCACGACGACGGCGACGCACCTCGCCGTCGAGCTTCAGGGCGCGCACACGGTCGGCGCGACGGTCGCCGACCTCGACGCGATGCTCGGGCGCGAGCCGAACGCTCGCGTCGCGACGGGAATCGACGTCGAGCGGTTCTGGGCGGCCGTCGGCGTCGCGGTCGCCGCGCTCGACTGA
- a CDS encoding ABC transporter substrate-binding protein has translation MTHRQTTLALLGASAVALMALTGCASGAGDAATGKTVEGGTIVYGHQQEPACVFGGWIEQAYLSYNVLDSLVSLDENHEVVPWLAEKWSTSEDGLTWTFTLKPDVKFTDGTPVDAEAVAYNFDYWVQGGNSTALAWIGPYYKSAEAIDDLTVQVNLSAPYPRLADNLTQGYFGIQSKQALETRSDEDNCNSPIGSGAFTVDHWTRGQEIVLKANPDYTSAPANAEHTGRAYVDEVVWKFIPDGTTRVAALKSGELDAIYDVPAVQWDPTGDAGFELLKYVTPGRPQQLAFNTAQGVFVDEKVRQAFAYSLDREQIVETIGHGVIPYEGNGGVSQTTPGYSQKAADWYTQDVDKAEALLDEAGWTEGADGVREKDGKPLKVVLPYFAGSIINADGASILQGVQEQAEKVGFDVELIPVPQAEAFAGAYSKPEERDIYPGYWTAVTSGILNINYGAGTADAPNYWNAQFTDYPELQAIISQADSEADVDAQNALYAQAQDYIAEHALSIGVYDRLSTLAVSPKLAGVWQEHAQGGPTFYDAHFTE, from the coding sequence ATGACCCACCGTCAGACCACGCTCGCACTGCTCGGCGCAAGCGCCGTCGCACTCATGGCGCTGACCGGCTGCGCGTCGGGAGCGGGAGACGCCGCGACCGGCAAGACCGTCGAAGGCGGCACGATCGTCTACGGCCACCAGCAGGAGCCGGCCTGCGTGTTCGGCGGATGGATCGAGCAGGCCTACCTCAGCTACAACGTGCTCGACAGCCTCGTCTCCCTCGACGAGAACCACGAGGTCGTCCCGTGGCTCGCCGAGAAGTGGTCGACGAGCGAAGACGGTCTCACGTGGACGTTCACGCTCAAGCCCGACGTCAAGTTCACCGACGGCACGCCCGTCGACGCCGAGGCCGTCGCCTACAACTTCGACTACTGGGTGCAGGGCGGCAACAGCACGGCCCTCGCGTGGATCGGCCCGTACTACAAGTCGGCCGAGGCGATCGACGACCTCACCGTGCAGGTGAACCTTTCGGCACCGTACCCGCGCCTCGCCGACAACCTCACGCAGGGGTACTTCGGCATCCAGTCCAAGCAGGCGCTCGAAACCCGCAGCGACGAGGACAACTGCAACTCGCCCATCGGCAGCGGCGCGTTCACCGTCGACCACTGGACCCGCGGCCAGGAGATCGTCCTGAAGGCCAACCCCGACTACACCTCGGCGCCCGCGAACGCCGAGCACACGGGCCGCGCGTACGTCGACGAGGTCGTGTGGAAGTTCATCCCCGACGGCACGACGCGCGTCGCGGCCCTGAAGAGCGGCGAGCTCGACGCGATCTACGACGTCCCGGCCGTGCAGTGGGACCCCACCGGCGACGCCGGGTTCGAGCTCCTCAAGTACGTCACGCCGGGCCGCCCGCAGCAGCTCGCGTTCAACACGGCGCAGGGCGTCTTCGTCGACGAGAAGGTGCGTCAGGCGTTCGCGTACTCGCTCGACCGCGAGCAGATCGTCGAGACCATCGGCCACGGAGTGATCCCCTACGAGGGCAACGGCGGCGTGAGCCAGACGACTCCCGGCTACAGCCAGAAGGCGGCCGACTGGTACACGCAGGACGTCGACAAGGCCGAGGCGCTCCTCGACGAGGCCGGCTGGACCGAGGGTGCCGACGGTGTCCGCGAGAAGGACGGCAAGCCTCTCAAGGTCGTGCTGCCGTACTTCGCCGGGTCGATCATCAACGCCGACGGCGCGTCGATCCTGCAGGGCGTCCAGGAGCAGGCCGAGAAGGTCGGCTTCGACGTCGAGCTCATCCCGGTCCCGCAGGCCGAGGCCTTCGCGGGTGCATACAGCAAGCCCGAGGAGCGCGACATCTACCCCGGCTACTGGACGGCCGTCACGAGCGGCATCCTGAACATCAACTACGGAGCCGGCACCGCCGACGCCCCGAACTACTGGAACGCGCAGTTCACCGACTACCCCGAACTGCAGGCGATCATCAGCCAGGCCGACTCCGAGGCCGACGTCGACGCGCAGAACGCCCTCTACGCGCAGGCGCAGGACTACATCGCCGAGCACGCGCTCTCGATCGGCGTCTACGACCGTCTCTCCACGCTCGCCGTCTCGCCCAAGCTCGCGGGCGTCTGGCAGGAGCACGCACAGGGAGGACCGACCTTCTATGACGCGCACTTCACCGAGTGA
- a CDS encoding ABC transporter permease, translated as MTAVSSRAALDAEPGASARLARLPWGLYAAIASTAVFALAAIAPQVLATHDPLAMDLDAALLPPEAGHWLGTDEAGRDLYSRIVYGTAASLGVGLGAAAVSLSLAVVLGALAALGNRPVRAAAGWLLEVAFAFPALLLSLLLIAVLGPSALTLVLAVGIGTAPGYARMVRGQILSAKGAPYVEAAVALGHSRGRILRQHILPNAVRPLVAVFALSVGQSIVWASSLSFLGLGIAPPAPEWGALLDAGRQYITVAGWLTVIPGLVIVVLALTTTTLGQYIQRFLEKGERS; from the coding sequence ATGACCGCCGTCTCCTCCCGCGCTGCGCTCGACGCCGAGCCCGGCGCGTCCGCCCGCCTCGCCCGCCTCCCCTGGGGGCTGTACGCGGCGATCGCCTCGACGGCGGTCTTCGCGCTCGCCGCGATCGCGCCGCAGGTCCTCGCGACGCACGACCCGCTCGCGATGGACCTCGATGCGGCGCTCCTCCCGCCGGAGGCGGGGCACTGGCTCGGCACCGACGAAGCGGGCCGCGACCTGTACTCCCGCATCGTCTACGGCACCGCGGCGTCGCTCGGCGTCGGCCTCGGGGCGGCTGCGGTGAGCCTCAGCCTCGCGGTCGTACTCGGAGCGCTCGCCGCCCTGGGCAATCGGCCCGTGCGGGCGGCGGCCGGATGGCTGCTCGAGGTCGCGTTCGCCTTCCCGGCGCTGCTCCTCTCGCTCCTCCTCATCGCCGTGCTCGGCCCGTCGGCGCTCACGCTCGTGCTCGCCGTCGGCATCGGCACGGCACCGGGTTACGCACGCATGGTGCGCGGGCAGATCCTCTCGGCAAAGGGCGCGCCGTACGTCGAGGCGGCCGTCGCGCTCGGACACTCGCGCGGTCGCATCCTGCGCCAGCACATCCTGCCGAACGCCGTACGTCCGCTCGTCGCGGTGTTCGCGCTCTCGGTCGGCCAGTCGATCGTGTGGGCGTCGAGCCTGTCGTTCCTCGGCCTCGGCATCGCGCCGCCGGCTCCCGAGTGGGGTGCGCTCCTCGACGCCGGCCGGCAGTACATCACCGTCGCAGGCTGGCTCACCGTGATCCCCGGCCTCGTGATCGTCGTGCTCGCGCTCACGACGACGACGCTCGGGCAGTACATCCAGCGGTTCCTCGAGAAGGGAGAGCGCTCGTGA
- a CDS encoding acyl-CoA dehydrogenase family protein, with protein MTRADAVASDRLAAARERFAPIFASIAERAPEHERAGTRPYDEVRELAAAGFGALRVPVEFGGSGLGIDEFFAILVDLGAADSNQPQLWRNHIAFVEDRIAGAALAATAADNGAASTDGADRDRRWLERIGAGAVIGGAWSETGSAGILGDTRIERVDGTFRVNGVKYYSTGSIFADHVGVLAIGESGEPVIALVPRDAEGLELVDDWSGFGQRATGSGTTRLRDVAVADEDVIPFEQRFVGQEAVYQLVLVSALAGIARAVRDDTVAAVTSRARTYPHANAPVARDDVQLKQVVGRIAAYAASAEASAERAARVLVAAVAAPDDKEPSRRAAVAVYEAQIVAADAALEASTLLFDALGSSGVQRSAQLDRHWRNARTVVSHNPRVYKERVLGDHYLNGFDALNIYAVPEPDAEGGAEG; from the coding sequence ATGACCCGGGCCGACGCCGTGGCATCGGACCGCCTCGCGGCGGCGCGCGAGCGCTTCGCGCCGATCTTCGCCTCGATCGCCGAGCGCGCGCCCGAGCACGAGCGTGCCGGCACCCGCCCCTACGACGAGGTGCGCGAACTCGCCGCCGCCGGCTTCGGCGCGCTCCGCGTCCCCGTCGAGTTCGGCGGCTCGGGCCTCGGCATCGACGAGTTCTTCGCGATCCTCGTCGACCTCGGCGCGGCCGACTCGAACCAGCCGCAGCTCTGGCGCAACCACATCGCGTTCGTCGAGGACCGGATCGCAGGCGCGGCCCTCGCCGCGACGGCGGCCGACAACGGCGCCGCGAGCACTGACGGCGCCGACCGCGACCGCCGGTGGCTCGAGCGCATCGGGGCGGGCGCCGTCATCGGCGGCGCCTGGAGCGAGACGGGCAGCGCGGGCATCCTGGGCGACACCCGCATCGAACGGGTCGACGGCACGTTCCGGGTCAACGGTGTGAAGTACTACAGCACGGGGTCGATCTTCGCCGATCACGTCGGCGTGCTCGCGATCGGCGAGTCGGGCGAGCCCGTCATCGCGCTCGTGCCGCGCGACGCCGAGGGCCTCGAGCTCGTCGACGACTGGAGCGGGTTCGGGCAGCGCGCGACGGGCAGCGGCACGACGCGCCTGCGCGACGTGGCGGTGGCCGACGAAGACGTGATTCCCTTCGAGCAGCGCTTCGTCGGACAGGAGGCGGTGTACCAGCTCGTCCTCGTCTCGGCGCTCGCGGGCATCGCCCGAGCGGTGCGCGACGACACCGTGGCCGCGGTCACGAGCCGTGCGCGCACCTACCCCCACGCCAATGCGCCCGTCGCGCGCGACGACGTGCAGCTCAAGCAGGTCGTCGGTCGGATCGCCGCCTACGCGGCATCGGCCGAGGCATCCGCAGAACGCGCCGCCCGCGTGCTCGTGGCCGCTGTCGCGGCCCCCGACGACAAGGAGCCGTCGCGCCGCGCAGCGGTGGCCGTCTACGAGGCGCAGATCGTCGCCGCAGACGCCGCGCTCGAGGCATCCACCCTGCTCTTCGACGCGCTCGGCTCGTCGGGTGTGCAGCGGTCCGCGCAGCTCGACCGCCACTGGCGCAACGCCCGCACGGTCGTCTCGCACAACCCGCGTGTCTACAAGGAGCGCGTGCTCGGCGACCACTACCTCAACGGGTTCGACGCGCTGAACATCTACGCGGTGCCCGAGCCCGACGCCGAAGGCGGGGCCGAGGGATGA
- a CDS encoding NtaA/DmoA family FMN-dependent monooxygenase (This protein belongs to a clade of FMN-dependent monooxygenases, within a broader family of flavin-dependent oxidoreductases, the luciferase-like monooxygenase (LMM) family, some of whose members use coenzyme F420 rather than FMN.) has translation MTTPLHFNAFVMNTNSHIHHGQWRRPDAGQVDFENVELWIDLAKRLEAAKFDALFFADVTGVYGDADADFDVYINEGLQIPSNDPIPLVAALATHTERIGLALTSNVAQSHPYQFARQVSTLDHISKGRIAWNIVTGLQDNGARNFGFPRLTDHTDRYAWAEEYVDVTYKLWEGSWDEGALLKDRERGVYSDPSKIHKINHESERYSVQGPHLPSPTAQRTPVLYQAGSSVSGRAFAAKHAEATFIIAPNPALAKQLIDDTRRQAVEAGRLPEDIKFFQGLSFVIGDTEEEAWAKAAEYEKYVSIDGYLAHSALVDKTGRTYDPDTPLKDVDTNTAKGFGEWVSKAITDREPLVRDVAFLISRSTRLVGTPEQIADKLVEWQEAGVDGINVVNWVIPGSFVEFIEKVLPVLRERGLARTEYAPGRTLRDQIFGEPRLNDRHPAAKYRGAFAPGGWAAEGLSAPSVDSASVDGATDDVASVEGETVEVNG, from the coding sequence ATGACCACTCCGCTGCATTTCAACGCGTTCGTGATGAACACGAACTCCCACATCCACCACGGCCAGTGGCGCCGGCCCGACGCGGGCCAGGTCGACTTCGAGAACGTCGAGCTCTGGATCGACCTCGCGAAGCGCCTCGAGGCCGCGAAGTTCGACGCCCTGTTCTTCGCCGACGTCACGGGTGTGTACGGCGACGCCGACGCCGACTTCGACGTGTACATCAACGAGGGTCTGCAGATCCCGTCGAACGACCCCATCCCGCTCGTCGCGGCGCTCGCGACGCACACCGAGCGCATCGGTCTGGCCCTCACCTCGAACGTCGCACAGAGTCACCCGTACCAGTTCGCCCGCCAGGTCTCGACCCTCGACCACATCTCGAAGGGCCGCATCGCCTGGAACATCGTGACGGGCCTGCAAGACAACGGGGCGCGCAACTTCGGCTTCCCGCGGCTCACCGACCACACCGACCGCTACGCGTGGGCCGAGGAGTACGTCGACGTCACCTACAAGCTGTGGGAGGGCTCGTGGGACGAGGGTGCGCTCCTGAAAGACCGCGAGCGCGGGGTCTACTCCGACCCGTCGAAGATCCACAAGATCAACCACGAGTCGGAGCGCTACTCGGTGCAGGGCCCGCACCTGCCTTCGCCGACGGCGCAGCGCACGCCCGTGCTCTACCAGGCCGGCTCGTCGGTCTCGGGCCGCGCATTCGCGGCGAAGCACGCCGAGGCGACGTTCATCATCGCCCCAAACCCGGCGCTCGCGAAGCAGCTCATCGACGACACGCGCCGTCAGGCGGTCGAGGCGGGCCGTCTTCCCGAGGACATCAAGTTCTTCCAGGGTCTGTCGTTCGTCATCGGCGACACCGAAGAGGAGGCCTGGGCGAAGGCCGCCGAGTACGAGAAGTACGTCTCGATCGACGGCTACCTCGCCCACTCGGCGCTCGTCGACAAGACGGGCCGCACGTACGACCCCGATACGCCCCTCAAGGACGTCGACACGAACACCGCCAAGGGCTTCGGTGAGTGGGTCTCGAAGGCCATCACCGATCGTGAGCCGCTCGTCCGCGACGTCGCCTTCCTCATCTCGCGTTCGACGCGCCTCGTCGGCACGCCCGAGCAGATCGCCGACAAGCTCGTCGAGTGGCAGGAGGCCGGCGTCGACGGCATCAACGTCGTCAACTGGGTCATCCCGGGCTCGTTCGTCGAGTTCATCGAGAAGGTCCTCCCGGTGCTCCGCGAGCGCGGTCTCGCCCGCACCGAGTACGCGCCGGGCCGCACGCTCCGCGATCAGATCTTCGGCGAGCCGCGCCTCAACGACCGCCACCCGGCGGCGAAGTACCGCGGCGCGTTCGCGCCCGGCGGTTGGGCCGCAGAGGGCCTGAGCGCTCCGTCGGTCGACAGCGCGTCGGTCGACGGCGCAACAGACGATGTCGCGTCGGTCGAGGGCGAGACGGTCGAGGTGAACGGATGA